From the Actinomadura luzonensis genome, the window GTGAAAATCCTTCGTGACATAACGGATGTGCCCACCTTCCCCCCGCGTACCGCGCGGACGCGCCCGCCGGGTGCATGATCCGTGCATGACGCACGAGGTGGCGGCGGAGTGGGGTCTGCCGCGCACGGTCCGGCGGTTCGACCTGGTGTTCGCGGGCCTGTTCCCCTGGCTCACGCCGCTGGACGGCGAGCACCGCGCGCTCCTGACCCGGCCGCTGCCCCCGGTCGCCGAGCTGGCCGCCGCGGCCGACGCCTCCCCCCTGGCACGTACGGCCCCGCCCGCGCCGAGCGCCGCCGGGGGACGCGGCCCGTCCGCCGAGGCGGGGCGGCTGGAGGGGTGGGCACGGCTGCTGGCCCGGCTGCTGCGCGAGCGGGTCGAGGCCGAGCAGCGCGACAGCGGCTACTACTCGCTCCAGGCGCCCCTGGAGGCGATCTTCCCGCTGACCGCCCACCTCATGGCCGTGCACCTGGCGGACCACCCGTTCCCGGCGCTGCTCCCCGCCCTGCCCGTCGCCGCCGCCACGCACGACCTCACCGGCCTGCGCCGCACGCCCAGCCCCCTGCTCGACGGCGTACGCGCCGCCATGGACGACTGGACGGCCGCCGGAGTCGTCACGCCCGCGACGACCGCCGGAGTCGTCACGCCCGCGACGACCGCCGGAGTCGTCACACCCGCGACGGCCCCGCCTCCGGTCGAGCCCGGCGCCCTGGTGACCGCCTTCTGGAGGGACGACACCGGCGTCCGCGACGACCCCGCGACCGCCGCCGCCCGCTTCCTGCGCCGCGTCCCGCCCGCCATCCTCGCCCGGATCCACGACAGCCCGCCGGTCCGGCTGACCCCGCTCGGCGCGTACGCCCTCCGCCGCCTCCTCCTGGCCCACAACTGGACTACCGCTTGACCAGGTCGCGCACCGCCCGCACCACCTCGTCCGCCTGCTCCAGGTGCGCGTACTGGTGCGAACCGCCCTCCAGCACCCGCTGCTCCCCGCGCGGCACCGAGGCCGCGATGGCCGCGTGCATGGCCCGGATCCCGTCGAGCCCCTGCCGCATGAGCTCCCGCGACATGAACCGCTCCCAGTACGGGTTGTCGCCCCCGGCCGTGAGCACGAGCAGCGGCACGTCCGGCAGCGGGCCGCCGCCGCGCAGCTCGTCGTAGACGTCGGTCTCGAAGTTCTCCGTCTCGGCGAGCGAGGAGCGCCACGTCGTCAGGTGGTGCTCGGCGAGCGCGTCGCGCACGGCGTCCGGCCAGGCAGCGTAGAGCTGCGCGTACTGGGCGCGGCCGGCCGCCAGTTGCTCGTCCGTCAGCTCGGGCAGCTGGGCCGGGTCCGGCTTCATCCGCTCGTTGAGCTCGGTCATCTCGGGCGGCAGGTACGACGCGATGTCCTCGTGCCCGGGGTCGAGCAGGAGCAGCCCGGCCACGTCCGCCGGGTGGAGCTGGGCGTAGCGGCGGGCGTAGAACGCGCCGAGCGAGTGCCCGGCCAGCACGTACGGCCCCGGCACCCCGGCCGCCCGCAGCAGCTCGCGCAGCTCCCCGGCGACCTCGCCCGGCCGGCGCGGCAGCGGCGCCGGGTCGCTCCAGCCGGTGCCCGCCCGGTCGTAGACCACGCTCGTGGTGAACGCGGCGACGCGCTCGTGCACGTTCAGGAAGTCCAGCCCGACCAGCCCGGCTCCCGGCAGGAACACCACGGCGGGCCCGCCCTCGCCCGACCGGTGGAGCGCCAGCCGCCGCCCCGCCACCTCGTACGTCCGCCCCAGCGGCGGCGTCTTCTCACTCATGTCCACCTACCATTCTCAATCGCTGAGAACATTATCGTGCCATGAGACCATTAAGGAATGGAAGCGCTCGAACTCTTCGCCCACCCCGTACGCATGCGCATCATCCACGCGATGTCCGGCGACCGCGTCTTCACCACCGCCGCCCTGGGAGACCTGCTGCCCGACGTGTCCAAGGCGACCCTCTACCGCCACGTCGGCGTGCTGGCCGAAGCCGGCGTCCTGGAGGTGGCCGGCGAGGAACGGGTGCGCGGCGCGGTCGAACG encodes:
- a CDS encoding alpha/beta fold hydrolase, whose translation is MSEKTPPLGRTYEVAGRRLALHRSGEGGPAVVFLPGAGLVGLDFLNVHERVAAFTTSVVYDRAGTGWSDPAPLPRRPGEVAGELRELLRAAGVPGPYVLAGHSLGAFYARRYAQLHPADVAGLLLLDPGHEDIASYLPPEMTELNERMKPDPAQLPELTDEQLAAGRAQYAQLYAAWPDAVRDALAEHHLTTWRSSLAETENFETDVYDELRGGGPLPDVPLLVLTAGGDNPYWERFMSRELMRQGLDGIRAMHAAIAASVPRGEQRVLEGGSHQYAHLEQADEVVRAVRDLVKR